Proteins encoded by one window of Channa argus isolate prfri chromosome 1, Channa argus male v1.0, whole genome shotgun sequence:
- the LOC137128709 gene encoding C-type lectin domain family 4 member E-like isoform X1, translating to MSSNVPADEHVTVRYNQRAEGDGEVYEEKEVVIYDNADCVRGPQDNFQSQEGGPQTQNRPLFQRVSLRGAALCLGLLCLLMMAVIIILSIQIKLEKDELNILNEQLHTTLNQSQNEVKQLQGQITDHLVNTSRLQDEIEKLKNKTKDCPEGWKRFVCSCYFKSTEKKTWSESRKFCQDRGSDLVMINSKEEQDFITDFNENEESWIGLRATESKTASTGYRWEWVDDSPLTETFWATAKLGNATGLNVASCCDQQGKWRRSGYNDNVYKNWICEK from the exons ATGTCGTCAAATGTTCCTGCTGATGAACATGTGACGGTGAGATACAACCAAAGAGcggagggagatggagaggtGTACGAGGAAAAAGAGGTGGTTATCTACGACAACGCAGACTGTGTCAGAGGCCCTCAAGACAATTTCCAGTCACAGGAAGGAG gaCCACAGACTCAGAACCGTCCTCTGTTTCAGAGAGTTTCTCTCAGAggagctgctctgtgtctgGGACTGCTGTGTCTTCTGATGATGGCTGTGATCATCATCCTCTCCATACAAA TTAAATTAGAAAAAGATGAGCTCAACATCTTGAATGAGCAGCTACATACCACATTGAATCAGTCCCAGAATGAGGTGAAGCAGCTCCAGGGTCAAATTACAG aCCATTTAGTCAACACCAGTCGACTACAGGATGAAATAGAgaagctgaaaaataaaactaaag ATTGTCCTGAAGGATGGAAGAGATTTGTATgcagttgttactttaaatccactgagAAGAAAACTTGGTCTGAGAGCAGAAAATTCTGTCAGGACAGAGGATCAGATCTGGTGATGatcaacagcaaagaggaacag GATTTCATCACTGACTTTAATGAGAATGAAGAGTCCTGGATTGGTCTACGGGCGACAGAGAGCAAAACAGCATCTACAGGATATCGATGGGAATGGGTGGATGATTCACCACTGACAGAAAC GTTCTGGGCCACAGCAAAGCTGGGAAATGCTACAGGCCTGAATGTTGCATCATGCTGTGATCAACAAGGGAAATGGAGACGAAGTGGATACAATGataatgtttataaaaactggatctgtgagaagtag
- the LOC137100054 gene encoding natural killer cells antigen CD94-like, with protein sequence MSSNVPADEHVTVRYNQRAEGDGEVYEEKEVVIYDNADCVRGPQDNFQSQEGGPQTQNRPLFQRVSLRGAALCLGLLCLLLMARIITLSIQYHSVNTSRLQDEIKNIKTKECPEGWKRFGCSCYFKSTEKKSWYQSRTFCKNRRSDLVMINSKEEQDLITGFNKNEESWIGLRTTENKTASTGYRWEWVDDSPLTETFWATEELGNATNWFAAVCCDQQGKWTRSGYSKNPDTNYRNWICEK encoded by the exons ATGTCGTCAAATGTTCCTGCTGATGAACATGTGACGGTGAGATACAACCAAAGAGcggagggagatggagaggtGTACGAGGAAAAAGAGGTGGTTATCTACGACAACGCAGACTGTGTCAGAGGCCCTCAAGACAATTTCCAGTCACAGGAAGGAG gaCCACAGACTCAGAACCGTCCTCTGTTTCAGAGAGTTTCTCTCAGAggagctgctctgtgtctgggactgctgtgtcttctgttgaTGGCTAGGATCATCACTCTCTCCATACAAT ACCATTCAGTCAACACCAGTCGACTACAGGATGAAATAAAGAATATTAAAACTAAAG AATGTCCTGAAGGATGGAAGAGATTTGGATgcagttgttactttaaatccactgagaagaaaagttggTATCAGAGCAGAACGTTCTGTAAGAACAGACGATCAGATCTGGTGATGatcaacagcaaagaggaacag GATTTAATCACTGGCTTTAATAAGAATGAGGAGTCCTGGATTGGTCTACGAACGACAGAGAACAAAACAGCATCTACAGGATATCGATGGGAATGGGTGGATGATTCACCACTGACAGAAAC GTTCTGGGCCACAGAAGAGCTGGGAAATGCTACAAACTGGTTCGCTGCAGTATGTTGTGATCAACAGGGGAAATGGACACGAAGTGGATACAGTAAAAATCCTGATACTAATTATAGaaactggatctgtgagaagtag
- the LOC137128709 gene encoding CD209 antigen-like protein E isoform X2 — protein MSSNVPADEHVTVRYNQRAEGDGEVYEEKEVVIYDNADCVRGPQDNFQSQEGGPQTQNRPLFQRVSLRGAALCLGLLCLLMMAVIIILSIQNHLVNTSRLQDEIEKLKNKTKDCPEGWKRFVCSCYFKSTEKKTWSESRKFCQDRGSDLVMINSKEEQDFITDFNENEESWIGLRATESKTASTGYRWEWVDDSPLTETFWATAKLGNATGLNVASCCDQQGKWRRSGYNDNVYKNWICEK, from the exons ATGTCGTCAAATGTTCCTGCTGATGAACATGTGACGGTGAGATACAACCAAAGAGcggagggagatggagaggtGTACGAGGAAAAAGAGGTGGTTATCTACGACAACGCAGACTGTGTCAGAGGCCCTCAAGACAATTTCCAGTCACAGGAAGGAG gaCCACAGACTCAGAACCGTCCTCTGTTTCAGAGAGTTTCTCTCAGAggagctgctctgtgtctgGGACTGCTGTGTCTTCTGATGATGGCTGTGATCATCATCCTCTCCATACAAA aCCATTTAGTCAACACCAGTCGACTACAGGATGAAATAGAgaagctgaaaaataaaactaaag ATTGTCCTGAAGGATGGAAGAGATTTGTATgcagttgttactttaaatccactgagAAGAAAACTTGGTCTGAGAGCAGAAAATTCTGTCAGGACAGAGGATCAGATCTGGTGATGatcaacagcaaagaggaacag GATTTCATCACTGACTTTAATGAGAATGAAGAGTCCTGGATTGGTCTACGGGCGACAGAGAGCAAAACAGCATCTACAGGATATCGATGGGAATGGGTGGATGATTCACCACTGACAGAAAC GTTCTGGGCCACAGCAAAGCTGGGAAATGCTACAGGCCTGAATGTTGCATCATGCTGTGATCAACAAGGGAAATGGAGACGAAGTGGATACAATGataatgtttataaaaactggatctgtgagaagtag